The sequence GGGGCGAGGAGTTCGTGGACGGGGCTGCCCGGGGTCTCTGTGCGGCCGCCGCGGGCGGAGGGGCTGGGGACGTCGGCGTCAGGCATGGTGGGCTCCGTTCGCGGTGCGCGGGGCGGCCGGGACGATGGGGGTGCCGGCGGAGACGGCCCGGGTGACGGGGGTCCGGTCGGCGATGTCGAGCAGACGGGCGCGCTGGGCCTCGTCGAGGTCGCCGATCAGCTCGATCCGGCGGGTGATGCGGACGGCCTTCTCGGGGCCCTTCTCGTAGCCGAGGTGGACCCGCACGGTGGTCAGCGGCCACTGCTTGCGCTGGGCGTACATCCGCAGGGTGATCGCGGTGCAGGAGCCGAGGGCGGAGAGCAGCAGGCCGACCGGGGTGGTGGCGGTGTCGGCGCCGCCGGCCGATTCGGGCTCGTCGGCGGAGAGCCGGTGGCGGCCGGAGCGGATGTCGACGCGGTAGTCGTCGTCGGTGCTGGTCGCGACGGCGGCGGCGGAGCGGACGAAGACGGGTTCGCTGTCCGCCGGTCCGGCGGCCGGACCCGCGCCGGCGGGCTCGGCGCTCACAGGCCGAACCGCTCGTGCTGGGCGGCCGGGACGAGGTCGAGGTAGTCCGGGTGCTTGGTCAGCCAGCCGCGGATGAAGGGGCAGTACGGCAGGACGGCGAGCTCACGGGCGCGGGCGTCGTCGAGCACCGCGCGGGCGAGGATGCCGCCGAGGCCCTGGCCGCCGAAGCGCGGGTCGATCTCGGTGTGGATGAACGCGATCTCGTCGTCGCCGTGGCGGAAGTACTCGGCGAATCCGGCGAGCTCGCCGTCGGCGGTGATCTCG comes from Streptomyces sp. TLI_053 and encodes:
- a CDS encoding GNAT family N-acetyltransferase produces the protein MTTTAVADNPEKSRYEITADGELAGFAEYFRHGDDEIAFIHTEIDPRFGGQGLGGILARAVLDDARARELAVLPYCPFIRGWLTKHPDYLDLVPAAQHERFGL
- a CDS encoding OsmC family protein; translation: MSAEPAGAGPAAGPADSEPVFVRSAAAVATSTDDDYRVDIRSGRHRLSADEPESAGGADTATTPVGLLLSALGSCTAITLRMYAQRKQWPLTTVRVHLGYEKGPEKAVRITRRIELIGDLDEAQRARLLDIADRTPVTRAVSAGTPIVPAAPRTANGAHHA